CAAGCGCCCCTTCAGCAGTAGCCACATTGCCCGCGATGATATCGACATCGGGGAACCTCTTCCTAAGCTCCTCAAGAGCGGTAAGGACGCGAACCGAATGACCATGAGCGGCATCGATCACCAGGATGTCCACATTAGCGGAGACGAGCTCCTCCGCCCGCTCCAAATAATCGCCGGTTACCCCTATCGCTGCTCCTACCCTGAGCCTCCCCAGATCATCCTTGCAGGCGTTGGGATACTCGATCCTCTTCCTTATATCCTTGACAGTGATCAACCCCTTCAACTTGTAGTTTTCATCGACCACCAACAGCTTCTCTATCCGGTACTTATGGAGCATCTTCTGCGCTTCATCAAGGGTGGTACCCACCGGAACCGTATGAAGGTCATCCTTGGTCATCAGCTCAGAAACGGGGATGTCCATTCTCGTCTCGAATCGAAGATCGCGGTTGGTGATGATGCCAAGCAGGGTTCCATCCTCAGCGGTAACCGGGATCCCTGAAATATGGAATTTCCTCATAAGAGCAAGTGCCTCTCCCACCTTCCCCGTGGGACGCATAGTGATGGGGTCCACGATCATCCCCGATTCCGACCGCTTTACCTTGTCCACCTCCTCACACTGTTGCTCTATGGTGAGATTCCTATGGATTACCCCCATCCCTCCCTGCTGTGCCATAGCGATCGCCATTCGCGCCTCGGTAACCGTGTCCATCGCCGCACTTATAATGGGGATATTCAAGGAGATGTTCCGGGTCAGCCTGGTCCTTACATCGACCTCCCGGGGATGAACATCAGATTTAGCAGGAAGGAGGAGAACATCATCAAAGGTCAAACCCAAAGGTATGTTCTCGTCAAGCATTCACTTCCTCCTTTTCCCGATTATATAAAAAATCCTCCTTCCCTCAACAGGTTTATTTAATGCCGAACCGGGAAGAGAGGAAGAAACTCTAAATATGTACCACCTTAATCGTAGGTTATCCCCTTAAGATAACAACACTTCTTGTATTTCTTCCCACTCCCGCAAGGACAGGGATCGTTCCTTCCCACCTTCTTACCCTTCCTCTTCACCGGCTTCCTCTTCGTCTCCTCTCCACCAGTTGCCCCGTACACCAGGTTCTCGGTGTCGAATACCTTTCGTTCTTCAAGTTCAATCGCCGGCTCCATCAGGAAGAGATAACGGACGATCTCATCCTCTATCCGCTCCATCATCTGCTGGAACATCTCGTACGCCTCTCGCTTGTACTCGATGAGCGGATCGCGTTGAGCATAACCCCTTAAGCCGATCCCCTCCTTTAGGTGGTCCATTGCATAGAGATGATCCTTCCACTTGGAATCAACTACCTGAAGCATAATCAACCGCTCATGTACCCGCCACAACTCCTCGCCGTACTTCTTCACCTTGGCATCGTACTTCTCGCTTATCCTCCGTTTGAGCTCCTCCTTAAGGGTGGGGAAATTGATCTCATCGAAATTGATATCGTCCAGGGAGATCCCGAAATAATGGTTGATCTGTCCCTTGAACTCCGCCACCTCCCAATCCCGGGGGTCCTTCTCCTCGTTGGTATAGGTATCCATCAACCAATCGATGATGTCCTCGGCGAGCTCAAGCACATACTCCCGCTGGTTCTTCCCGCTCAGGATGTCCCGACGGAGGGAGTAGATAGTGATCCGCTGCTTGTTCATCACATCGTCGTACTCGAGGAGGTGCTTCCTTATCTCAAAGTTCTGCGCCTCTACCTGCTTCTGCGCCCGCTCAATGGCACGGGTAACCGCCGGATGCTCTATCGGAACCCCCTCCTCCATTCCCAGCCGTTCAAGGATGCCCCTTAGCCGGTCCATTCCGAAAAGGCGGAGAAGATCGTCCTCCAACGAGAGGAAAAACTGGGAGCTTCCCGGATCCCCCTGACGACCTGCCCTTCCCCGAAGCTGATTGTCTATCCTCCTCGCCTCGTGCCTCTCGGTACCGATGACATGGAGACCGCCTAAATGGACCACCCCTCCGCCAAGTACGATATCGGTACCTCGCCCAGCCATATTGGTGGAGATGGTAACCGCACCCGCCTGCCCCGCCTTCGCCACTATCTCCGCCTCCCGCTCGTGATGTTTGGCGTTGAGGACGACATGATTTATCCCCCGCTTTTTGAGCATTCTGCTCAATTTCTCCGATTTCTCTATCGATACGGTACCAACGAGCACCGGCTGTCCCCGATAGACCTTGCCATCAACCTTCACCTCTTTCTTGTGTCTCCGTTCTATCTCATCGACCACCGCCTTGAACTTCTCCTCCTCGGTCCGGTAGATCACATCGGGGTACTCGGTGCGGCGAAGCGGTTTATTGGTAGGAATCACCACCACCTCAAGTCCATATATCTTCTCGAACTCGAGAGCCTCGGTCGCTGCAGTACCGGTCATCCCGGCGAGCTTCTCGTACATCCGGAAGTAGTTCTGGAAGGTTATGGTGGCTAAGGTCTGATACTCCTCTTCTATCTTCACCCCCTCCTTCGCCTCGAGCGCCTGATGGAGCCCATCGGAGTACCTTCTTCCTGGCATAAGCCTTCCCGTGAACTCATCGACGATGATCACCTTTCCATCCTTGACTATGTAGTCCCGGTCTCGCCGAAACAGGGTATGCGCCTTCAGGCACTGATAAAGGGCATGGAGAAGGTCGAAATAGCGAGGGTCATAAAGGTTCTCAATGCCAAGGATCTCCTCAGCCCGACGGATCCCCTCCTCGGTGAAGGTGGCGGTATTGTGCTTTTCATCCACCTCGTAGTGGATGTTCTTTCGAAGTTTAGGGATAACCCGATTCGCCTGGTAGAACAGATTCCCCGATTTCTCCGCCGGTCCCGAAATAATAAGCGGGGTACGAGCTTCATCTATCAGGATACTATCCACCTCATCCACTATGGCGTAATGGTGCCCCCGCTGGACATAGTCAGCAAGATCGTACTTCATATTGTCCCGGAGATAATCGAAGCCGAACTCGTTATTGGTGCCATAGGTGACATCGGCAGCATAAGCCTCCTTCCGTTCTTTATCGTCCATCCCCGTCTGGATCACCCCCACCGAGAGCCCGAGGAAACGGTATATCGGTCCCATCCACTCCGCGTCACGCCGGGCAAGGTAATCGTTTACGGTAACGATATGAACCCCTTTCCCGGTCAAAGCATTCAAATAGGCAGGAAGGGTGGCAACCAAGGTCTTCCCTTCACCGGTCGCCATCTCGGCGATCTTTCCCTCATGAAGCACCACTCCTCCCATTATCTGGACATCGAAATGACGCATATTGAGGGTCCGCTTCGCCACCTCACGGACAACAGCAAAAGCCTCTATCAGGATATCCTCGAGGGTCGCCCCCTGATCGAGTTTCTCCTTGAACTCAGCTGTCTTTGCCTTGAGTTCGGCATCGGACAACTTGGATATCTCAGGCTCAAGGGCTCCCACCCGCTGGACATAAGGAGCCAACCGCTTGAGCTCCCGCTCGTTCTTTGTGCCAATGATCTTGGTAAGAATAGAGTTAAACATTTTCTCCTCGCTTATCCTCATAAATTTAACAAAAGAGACAAAGGGCGTCAAGGAATATAGAGGACAAAAGAAAAGCTTTCTTAAAAGTGAGGAAACGCTAACTTATCGGAGGGATAGGATCTAAAATACCTTATATTTTTCCAAGATATAGTGAAGCGGATTCACCGGCTTGCCGTTTCTCAACACCTCGTAGTGAAGGTGAGGACCGATACTCCTTCCCGTATTTCCCACATAGCCAATAATCTGTCCCCGTTTCACCTTCTGTCCTGCCCGAACCACAAACTTTAATAGATGACCATATCGGGTAACGAAGCCAAAGCGGTGCTTTATGATGACCACATTACCATAACCACCACCGGTCCCCGCCTTGATTACGATCCCATCGGCAGGAGCAACTATGGGGTTTCCTATCCTGGTAGCGATGTCGATCCCCTTATGAAACTCGGTCTGCCCAGTGAAGGGATCTTTCCGATAGCCAAAAGGAGAGGAAATATACCCCCTGGTGGGCCAAATGGAAGGGGTTGAGGCTAAAAGAAGGGTTTGCTTCTCGTAAAACTTCATCAGATAATGGAAATTCCGCTCAAGCTCGAAGGTCTTCCTCTTCAGAGCAGGAAGTTCTTCCTCCAATACATTCTTGTTATTTCCCCCATTGGAGAGATCGCCCAAATCACCCACCCCGCCATACTTCACCATCTCCTGATTGGGATCAATACCTGCAATAGTGTTGAGCTTCTTAGTATAAGCCTCCATCTCCGCGATCTTCTTACTCAAGAACCTGGTCGAGACCTCGTAGCGATGATTTTCTGCCTTCAGCCGTTGGTTCTCAGCAGTGTACCTATCGAGCTCTTTGACCCTAACCTTCATCTCAACATAATTGTAAACAAAGAAGCCGAGAAGAATGAATATTACTCCCACCAACACACCGCCAGCCACAATAAGTCGGAAGGGTACCCTAATCTTGCGGAATTTGGCTGACGCGTGAGGGATAACTATGATGTTATAAAACCTCTCCCTCATCGTCTCTCCTCCCCCCTACTCCCCTTTATGGGAAAGCTTTCCTTTTTATAGTCTCTATAGAACCAAGACCTAAGCCTTAGACAAATACCCCTCGCCAATTTGCTCTTATTATATCCAAGCAGATACAGCCAATGCAAGAAAAAATTTTTAAAAATCATCAAAAAATTTCGGGCGATAGGGGGTTATCCAAAAACCAACCCCATCGATCTCCACATCCACCTCCCCCTCTTCACCCGTTGTCTTAATAAGAGCGGGTAGCCTCTGGAATCGATCTTTTACCACCCCTGAAAGCCTTCTCCCTCTCGACTTTACCCAGCCCGTAACCACTATCGCCCTCGGAGAGACCTCCTTCAAGAAAGGCTCGGTATTGGAATCCTCTGCCCCATGGTGGGCTGCCTTCAGTATATGCGACCGAAGCTCATCCCTATATAGAGCCACCAATTCCCGCTCTTTCTTTCCCCCAATATCGGCGGGAAGAAGCACCTTCACCTTCCCCATAGTGATCTTGAACACGAGCGAATCGTCATTTTCCTCCGCCAAAGAGACATAAGGATCAGGCGATGGGTTCAACACCTCAATCCTCACCCCCGCGATCGTAAGCTCATCTCCCCGCTTAAGCTTCCTGATGGGAATATTCTTCCGGGCAACAACCTTCATCAGTCTACGGTAATTTATTATCTCTCGAGGTCCATTGCCCATAAAGAACTCACCGATCTCAAATCTCTCAATGAGGGGGAAAAGCCCATTCACATGGTCGGTATGAAAGTGAGAGGCGACGAGGTAATCTATTCTCCTTATCCCCAGGTGAAAAAGATAAGGGGCAATGGTCAGTTCCCCGGTAGCCCCATTATCCCCTTCCGATCCTCCACCGTCGATGAGCATCACCTTTCTCCCCGGGAATCGAATGAGGATCGATTCCCCCTTCCCCACATCAAAAAAAACGATGTTAAGTTCTGAGGAAGCCTGTTGCGGGAAGGGATAGGTTATGAGAAGTAAAAGGAAAACGACAAAACCGACGAGAAAAACTTTCTTCCTTTTTGAAAAAAGGAGGAAGACAAGGGCGAGATAGTAACCAGCCACCACAAATAAGAACGGGGTGGGGAGATAATAGGCAAAAGAATAATGGGAAAGGAAAGAAACAACTTTAAGAAATAATGAGGTGATGGTGGAAAGAAGGACTCCCATTACCAACGAGGCGCTCCCGCTAATAATCGAAAGGAGATAAAAGATACCTCCCCCGAATATAATGGCGCCAACGAGGGGAAAAGCGATGAGGGTCGCCGGAAAGGAGAGAGGGGAGACGATGTCAAAATAAAGAAGAAGGATGGGCAAGACCCCGATCTGGGCGGAGAGGGAAATGGCGGTTATCTCGGCAAAGCGCCGGGGAAGAAAGCGCAAATAGGGAACAATCCGCTGGGAAAGGAGAGCAATGGACAGGGTAGCCAAGTAACTCAACTTGAAGCCCAGGGTGAAAAGGGATCGGGGATCAATGAGAAGAACGATAATGGCGGAAAGGGAAAGCGCACCAAGGAGACTCCCTTCCCTCCCGATGACCCTTCCTAAGAGATAGATACCAGCCATCAAGCTTGCCCTGAGGATTGAGGGGCGGGCAGGGAGGAGAAGGGCATAAAATACGATGATGATGAGAAGAACAAAGGAGGATATCCTATCGCTCAGGCGAAAGCCTTTAAGAAGTAGAAAATAAAGAAAATAGCTGATGATACCGATATGTAGCCCTGATATGGCGAGTAGATGATATATGCCGAGCTCCCGCATCATCCGCTCCACCCAATGGGGAACCATCTCCCTTTCCCCGATGGTCATCGCTTTTATCAGTGCCCCTTCAGTGGTGAGCCACCCTCTACCAGTGACGAAATGTCTCTCAACCGCACGGGAGAAGAACCTCCGCAACCGCAGAAACGGAGCAAGAAGCGGACTTCCTTTCCCCCGTTCCTTTATCTCGATGGCGAAAGGGCTCTTGGCGTAGCAGGTGAAGTAAAGCCCTTTTGAATGAAGGTATTCCCGATAATCAAAGCCCCATCTATTCCTCCTTCCCTGAGGAAGGTAGAAGCGGGCGGTTGTCCTTATCACATCGCCATAGAAGAACTCCTTTGCTTCTTCTCGAGACCATCGGGTAAACCTCACGATGATCCGCCCTTTACCCCTCACCGGTATCACCTTCTCCCTGAGAAATATATTCCTCAGCTCCACCGTGAGATATAGCTTGCCAAATGCTCTCTCCGGCTCATCGACCACCACTGCGGAGAAATCGTACGACTTCTTCACATCTATCTCCCCTTTTCGAATGAGGGAGATCAAATGATCCTCTGGAAGAACGAGGGTAGAATAATAGGCGAGGGAACCGGCGAGAAAGAAGAAAATGAGAATGAAACTAAAGAGGTACCAGCTAACTCCCCTAAAAAAAGAGAAAATGGCAAGGAAAAGAACAAAAAATAGAAGAAAAAGGAAAATATAAGGGTTAAACGGGAGATAACGGGCGAATATTATCCCCGAAATAAGGCTTATCGCGAGAGGAAATAACGGTTGCTTCATTTCAAAAGGGAGAAAAGATCCAACCGAGGAAGCCGATAATGGTTCCTCAATTCCCTCAGGGTCAATCTTCTAAGTGTCTCCTCATAGGTAGTGGGGTCCATCTTATCCTGGTAGGAAGCAAGCTCCTTCCTTACTCGAGATGACACAAAAGCAAATTCCTCTTCGGGGATATGGGAGAAAAAAGCCTCCGTAAGTTCGGAGTCGAGCAGAGAAAGCCTTTCATCGAGCTCCTCCCAGGAAGGCGGGTTTTCCGAAGAGATGAGCAAAGAGATCTCGTCGACCCTTGAAGCTATATCGATCAATTGTCGCCTAAGCTCACCTTTTCCCTGTTCCTGGGACAATTTAAGCAGGGTATCTCTCGCCTTGGAAAGCGATTCTTTGAGCGCGGGATAGGAAAAAGGCGCCTCTTTTCTTTTTATCTTCTTTTTTCTTCCCCCAACCAACGCCTCCCGATACTCACGGAAGGTAGCCAAAACCTCGTGCTCACAATAAAAAAGGGAACCTATTTTCCCGGGAAGTTTTCTTTCCTCGAACTTATCGAAAGCCCGCCTTATCCCCCGGAGAACTACCTCAAGAGGGATACCCTTCTCCCACCAACTCCTGACCAACTCCCATTCCCTGGGGGAAAGGAGCAATGGTCCTCCCCTTAATCTCCCAAAGTGTTCCTCGATCTTGGAGAAGTACTCCTCATCCATCAGGCTTCCTCTTATGAGCAAGGGAAAGGAATCTAAAAAGCCCGTCTACCGCCTCCTTTATCCGACGGAATGTCTCCCGGTATTCGTCGAGTGTCCCCTGATAGGCATCGGGTATGTCCGGATTCGCTGCGCCATCCCGAGCGAAGGAAGAGAGAAGTTTCACCCTATCCCGATATTGAGGAAAAAGGGAAGAAAGAAGCTCCCTCTGCCCCCGTTCCATAACCAGTACCAGATCCGCATCCTTGATAAGCTCTTCGCTCAGCTGTCTTGCCCGATGGTTCGAGAGATCAAATCCCATCTCTTGAGAGAGTCTCCTCCCCTCTTCTTCCACACCTTGCCCCTCAAGGGGGGAGATACCGGCAGAGGCTACCTCCACTGAGGAAAGCCCGTAAAATGGAGCAAACCGCCTGAAATAAGCCTCAGCCAACGGGCTTCTGCAAACATTTCCCGTGCAAACGAAGAGTATCCTCAACTCTCTTCCCTCCCTTGTTTCTCCTAAGAAAAGCCCCCTTTTATGGTAGCATAACCTTGATAAAAGGAGGAAGGGTAAATGAAGGAAAAGCTGATCCTAAGAAATGAGGATATAACCGAGGTGATCATAGGGATACCGGAGGACCATCGCCATTTAAGGGCGGTGATAAAGACCAAACTGGGAAAAACGATAATAATACACGAAGCGAGCTTAGCCAATATGGTGCGGGCATACATCACGGTGAAAACCCATCCAGTAAAAAAAGCGGTAAGGCTCATCGGAAGGGAGATAACGGCGGAGAGAAAAGGGGAATACGCCCACTATCAGCTTCTCGAGGAGGAGGGAAGTAACGATCTTCCCGGGCTTCTTGCGGGCTACCTGGAGGAAGATAAACTACTCTAAACGAATGTGGAATTCCACCTGCAACTTCTTGATATCCAGGTCCTCTTCGAAGGTCCTCTTACTCTGGAGGGAGACGATATGCGTCTTATAGCTGAAGGGGAAAGGTGTGGTATGCCAGCATCCCTTTGCGAGGTTGATGCAATAAGCACCATCGATAACGAAAGCCCGGATTTCATCGAGCTCAGGCATAGCATAGGGGTCGTCGTTGTCGGTAGGAGGGGCAAGGGCAATTACAAACTCCTTCCCCTCTATAGGGAAGAAAGTCTGACAGGAGTTGACATGTCTGCTCATCTCACTGAAGGAAAACGACCGGAAAGGAGCGGTGAATATCTCCACCGTGGGCATCCCCTCCCCCAGATCGATGCTTATGGTGCTGTGGGGGTCCAATATCTCGCCAAAAGGGGCAAAATCTTCACAGCTTACCTTACTTATGGGCTCTGCCAATATCTTCTTTATTATCTTCATTTGCTCAATCTTTTCCCGCTCATAGCTGAAACATCATATATTATGGAGTAAATTAAACTAAGATGTCAATCACAATCGAACAAAAGAAAAAAGGAAATACCGTAAATTAAAGAGAGCGGGAGGAAGATGTCCCCCAGAGGGTACTTTGTAAAAAGGAGGAATCGACCTATAATCTATATGACCGGTGGACTTAAAGATGCCTGAATTACCCGAGGTGGAAAACATCGTTTCCGAACTGAAGGATCGTCTTCCCGGACAAATGATCGCTGGGATCCCATTGCTGAGGAAGGGACTGGTTCAGGGAAGCTCCCTTCCTGAGCTCAAGGAGAAGCTCCTTGGGACGAGGATAAGGAATATCCACCGGCGAGGCAAATGGATCATCATAGGGCTCGAAAACAACTATTCACTCCTCCTCCATCTAAGGATGACCGGCAGGCTTATCTACTCGGAGGAACTCGTCCTCTTGCGTTATCTCCGGCTCGCTTTGAGGCTTGAGCCAAGCGGCTTCCTCCTCTACCAAGACCTTCGCCGGCTGGGGGTGATGCATCTTCTTTTCACCAAAGAGCTTGAAGAGAGAGCGCCATTATCTAAATTGGGATTAGAACCGTTATCCTCTGACTTCACGGTGGAGAAACTCGGCGAGATCCTTTCATCGTCCCGGCTCACCATCCGTGATTTCCTGATGGATCAAGGGAAAATAGCGGGAATAGGCAATATCTACTCGGCAGAGATCCTCTTTATCGCTTCCATCTCTCCGTTCAAACGGGCTAATGAGCTGAATGAGGATGAGACAGTCCGTCTCCACCGGGCGATAATAGATGTTCTCAGCCGAGCCATAAAGAGAAAGGGAACGACGATCTCCGATTATGTTACCTCTGCCGGCGTTCCCGGAGAATTCCAGAATGAACTCAAGGTTTACGGCAGGGAAAACGAACCCTGCCCTAAATGCGGAGAGAAGATAATGAGGGTAAAATACCGGGGGAGGAGCCTTTATTTTTGTCCAAGATGCCAGAAATAATGGAAAATATCGGTATCTACATCCATATCCCCTTCTGCCTTTCAAAGTGCCCCTACTGCCATTTCTATTCCATCCCCTATTCGGAGGAGAAGGCGAAAAACCTTCTCAACGCCCTTATGATCGAGAGCGCGAAAAAGAGGAACGCTTACCCCTCTGCTACCGTCGATACCATCTATCTCGGTGGTGGTACCCCCTCTCTTCTCTCACCAGAGGAGGTCAGGAGGATAATAAACGGGGTGAAAGAGAACTTCCTTCTTTCGGAGGGAGCGGAGATAACCCTCGAGGCGAATCCGGACGATCTAAATGAGAAAAAACTCGAAGGATACCTCACCTCCGGGGTCAACAGGCTAAGCATCGGCATCCAGTCCTTTATCGACGAGGAATTGAGCTTGATGGGAAGAAGGCACGGAGGAAAAGAGGGGGAGGAGGCGTTTTTCTCCGCAAGGAGGGCAGGTTTTTCCAATATAAACCTCGATCTCATCGTAGGCTTTCCCGGAGGAGGAAGAACAAACCTCAAAAAAACCTTGGAAAAGGCGATAGCCCTCTCCCCAGAACACATCTCCGCCTATCTTTTAGAACTCAACAACGAAACGAGAAAGAAATGGGAAAAACTCCTTCCCTCGGAGGACGAGGTGGCGGAACTCTACCTTATGGGGGTGGAAATCATCACCTCAGCCGGCTATAATCATTATGAGATATCGAACTTTGCCAGGGAAGGATATCGTTCAGGGCACAACCTCAAATACTGGGAGGATAAACCGTACCTGGGGTTCGGTCCTTCTGCTTCCTCGTACGATCTTTCCTCCCGGTTCACCAATTGTCCGGATCTTTCTCGTTATCTGAAAGCGATGAGCGAGGGGAGGGACTGCCTTTCCGAAAAGGTTGAACTGAGCGAAGAAAAAAGGGCAAAGGAAGCGCTCATTATGGGGTTGAGGAAAAGGGAGGGGGTGGAAATAGAATCCTTTAAGGAACGCTATGGGATGGACCTATCCTCTCTACCTTCAAAGCTTTCCCCCTTTTTTGAAGAGGGGCTTCTCGAGTTCGCCAAAGGGAGGCTAAGGCTTACCCTTCGCGGGGTTCTTCTTTCCAATGAGGTCTTTCAAGGGATACTATCGCTATAAGGAGGATTGATATGATCATCGATTTAAGAAGCGAT
The Acidobacteriota bacterium DNA segment above includes these coding regions:
- the secA gene encoding preprotein translocase subunit SecA, with translation MFNSILTKIIGTKNERELKRLAPYVQRVGALEPEISKLSDAELKAKTAEFKEKLDQGATLEDILIEAFAVVREVAKRTLNMRHFDVQIMGGVVLHEGKIAEMATGEGKTLVATLPAYLNALTGKGVHIVTVNDYLARRDAEWMGPIYRFLGLSVGVIQTGMDDKERKEAYAADVTYGTNNEFGFDYLRDNMKYDLADYVQRGHHYAIVDEVDSILIDEARTPLIISGPAEKSGNLFYQANRVIPKLRKNIHYEVDEKHNTATFTEEGIRRAEEILGIENLYDPRYFDLLHALYQCLKAHTLFRRDRDYIVKDGKVIIVDEFTGRLMPGRRYSDGLHQALEAKEGVKIEEEYQTLATITFQNYFRMYEKLAGMTGTAATEALEFEKIYGLEVVVIPTNKPLRRTEYPDVIYRTEEEKFKAVVDEIERRHKKEVKVDGKVYRGQPVLVGTVSIEKSEKLSRMLKKRGINHVVLNAKHHEREAEIVAKAGQAGAVTISTNMAGRGTDIVLGGGVVHLGGLHVIGTERHEARRIDNQLRGRAGRQGDPGSSQFFLSLEDDLLRLFGMDRLRGILERLGMEEGVPIEHPAVTRAIERAQKQVEAQNFEIRKHLLEYDDVMNKQRITIYSLRRDILSGKNQREYVLELAEDIIDWLMDTYTNEEKDPRDWEVAEFKGQINHYFGISLDDINFDEINFPTLKEELKRRISEKYDAKVKKYGEELWRVHERLIMLQVVDSKWKDHLYAMDHLKEGIGLRGYAQRDPLIEYKREAYEMFQQMMERIEDEIVRYLFLMEPAIELEERKVFDTENLVYGATGGEETKRKPVKRKGKKVGRNDPCPCGSGKKYKKCCYLKGITYD
- a CDS encoding ureidoglycolate lyase translates to MKIIKKILAEPISKVSCEDFAPFGEILDPHSTISIDLGEGMPTVEIFTAPFRSFSFSEMSRHVNSCQTFFPIEGKEFVIALAPPTDNDDPYAMPELDEIRAFVIDGAYCINLAKGCWHTTPFPFSYKTHIVSLQSKRTFEEDLDIKKLQVEFHIRLE
- the mutM gene encoding bifunctional DNA-formamidopyrimidine glycosylase/DNA-(apurinic or apyrimidinic site) lyase — encoded protein: MPELPEVENIVSELKDRLPGQMIAGIPLLRKGLVQGSSLPELKEKLLGTRIRNIHRRGKWIIIGLENNYSLLLHLRMTGRLIYSEELVLLRYLRLALRLEPSGFLLYQDLRRLGVMHLLFTKELEERAPLSKLGLEPLSSDFTVEKLGEILSSSRLTIRDFLMDQGKIAGIGNIYSAEILFIASISPFKRANELNEDETVRLHRAIIDVLSRAIKRKGTTISDYVTSAGVPGEFQNELKVYGRENEPCPKCGEKIMRVKYRGRSLYFCPRCQK
- a CDS encoding M23 family metallopeptidase — protein: MRERFYNIIVIPHASAKFRKIRVPFRLIVAGGVLVGVIFILLGFFVYNYVEMKVRVKELDRYTAENQRLKAENHRYEVSTRFLSKKIAEMEAYTKKLNTIAGIDPNQEMVKYGGVGDLGDLSNGGNNKNVLEEELPALKRKTFELERNFHYLMKFYEKQTLLLASTPSIWPTRGYISSPFGYRKDPFTGQTEFHKGIDIATRIGNPIVAPADGIVIKAGTGGGYGNVVIIKHRFGFVTRYGHLLKFVVRAGQKVKRGQIIGYVGNTGRSIGPHLHYEVLRNGKPVNPLHYILEKYKVF
- a CDS encoding low molecular weight protein arginine phosphatase produces the protein MRILFVCTGNVCRSPLAEAYFRRFAPFYGLSSVEVASAGISPLEGQGVEEEGRRLSQEMGFDLSNHRARQLSEELIKDADLVLVMERGQRELLSSLFPQYRDRVKLLSSFARDGAANPDIPDAYQGTLDEYRETFRRIKEAVDGLFRFLSLAHKRKPDG
- the guaB gene encoding IMP dehydrogenase encodes the protein MLDENIPLGLTFDDVLLLPAKSDVHPREVDVRTRLTRNISLNIPIISAAMDTVTEARMAIAMAQQGGMGVIHRNLTIEQQCEEVDKVKRSESGMIVDPITMRPTGKVGEALALMRKFHISGIPVTAEDGTLLGIITNRDLRFETRMDIPVSELMTKDDLHTVPVGTTLDEAQKMLHKYRIEKLLVVDENYKLKGLITVKDIRKRIEYPNACKDDLGRLRVGAAIGVTGDYLERAEELVSANVDILVIDAAHGHSVRVLTALEELRKRFPDVDIIAGNVATAEGALDLIKRGADAVKVGIGPSAICTTRVVSGVGVPQLSAVAICAKVAEEYDIPVIADGGIKYSGDITKALAAGAHSVMIGSLFAGTDESPGEVVLYQGRTYKAYRGMGSLGAMQEGRAKDRYFQEDELKLVPEGIEGRVPYRGKLADTVFQLIGGLRAGMGYCGCRTIEELRKKAKFVRITSFGLKESHVHDVIITREAPNYQVEPDME
- the hemW gene encoding radical SAM family heme chaperone HemW, which gives rise to MENIGIYIHIPFCLSKCPYCHFYSIPYSEEKAKNLLNALMIESAKKRNAYPSATVDTIYLGGGTPSLLSPEEVRRIINGVKENFLLSEGAEITLEANPDDLNEKKLEGYLTSGVNRLSIGIQSFIDEELSLMGRRHGGKEGEEAFFSARRAGFSNINLDLIVGFPGGGRTNLKKTLEKAIALSPEHISAYLLELNNETRKKWEKLLPSEDEVAELYLMGVEIITSAGYNHYEISNFAREGYRSGHNLKYWEDKPYLGFGPSASSYDLSSRFTNCPDLSRYLKAMSEGRDCLSEKVELSEEKRAKEALIMGLRKREGVEIESFKERYGMDLSSLPSKLSPFFEEGLLEFAKGRLRLTLRGVLLSNEVFQGILSL
- a CDS encoding DNA internalization-related competence protein ComEC/Rec2; its protein translation is MKQPLFPLAISLISGIIFARYLPFNPYIFLFLLFFVLFLAIFSFFRGVSWYLFSFILIFFFLAGSLAYYSTLVLPEDHLISLIRKGEIDVKKSYDFSAVVVDEPERAFGKLYLTVELRNIFLREKVIPVRGKGRIIVRFTRWSREEAKEFFYGDVIRTTARFYLPQGRRNRWGFDYREYLHSKGLYFTCYAKSPFAIEIKERGKGSPLLAPFLRLRRFFSRAVERHFVTGRGWLTTEGALIKAMTIGEREMVPHWVERMMRELGIYHLLAISGLHIGIISYFLYFLLLKGFRLSDRISSFVLLIIIVFYALLLPARPSILRASLMAGIYLLGRVIGREGSLLGALSLSAIIVLLIDPRSLFTLGFKLSYLATLSIALLSQRIVPYLRFLPRRFAEITAISLSAQIGVLPILLLYFDIVSPLSFPATLIAFPLVGAIIFGGGIFYLLSIISGSASLVMGVLLSTITSLFLKVVSFLSHYSFAYYLPTPFLFVVAGYYLALVFLLFSKRKKVFLVGFVVFLLLLITYPFPQQASSELNIVFFDVGKGESILIRFPGRKVMLIDGGGSEGDNGATGELTIAPYLFHLGIRRIDYLVASHFHTDHVNGLFPLIERFEIGEFFMGNGPREIINYRRLMKVVARKNIPIRKLKRGDELTIAGVRIEVLNPSPDPYVSLAEENDDSLVFKITMGKVKVLLPADIGGKKERELVALYRDELRSHILKAAHHGAEDSNTEPFLKEVSPRAIVVTGWVKSRGRRLSGVVKDRFQRLPALIKTTGEEGEVDVEIDGVGFWITPYRPKFFDDF